One stretch of Pseudomonas azotoformans DNA includes these proteins:
- a CDS encoding response regulator: protein MRLLLVEDDRALGQGIRVALGAEGYTLDWLQDGVAALHALRTESFDLLLLDLGLPRLDGLDLLQQLRAEQHDVPVLILTARDGTAERIAGLDAGADDYLVKPFDVEELKARVRALLRRSQGRAQPLLEHAGISLDPATQQVRYQDADIIVTPMEYQLLHQLMVRPGKVVTRERLSRALYGWQDRVESNTLEVLIHNLRKKLSTELIRTVRGVGYVLVLTA, encoded by the coding sequence ATGCGCCTACTCCTTGTCGAAGATGACCGTGCCCTCGGCCAGGGTATTCGCGTGGCCCTGGGCGCCGAAGGCTACACCCTTGACTGGCTGCAAGATGGCGTTGCCGCCCTGCATGCCCTGCGCACGGAATCGTTCGACCTGCTGCTGCTCGATCTCGGCTTGCCACGCCTCGACGGCCTCGACCTGTTGCAGCAACTGCGCGCCGAGCAGCACGACGTGCCGGTGCTGATCCTCACCGCCCGCGACGGCACCGCCGAACGCATCGCCGGCCTGGATGCGGGCGCCGACGACTACCTGGTCAAACCCTTCGATGTGGAAGAGCTCAAGGCTCGCGTACGTGCGTTGTTGCGCCGCAGCCAGGGCCGCGCGCAACCGCTGCTGGAACACGCCGGCATCAGCCTCGACCCGGCCACCCAGCAAGTGCGCTACCAGGACGCTGACATCATCGTCACCCCCATGGAATACCAACTGCTGCACCAACTGATGGTGCGCCCCGGCAAGGTCGTGACCCGCGAGCGGCTGTCCCGCGCGTTGTATGGCTGGCAGGACCGGGTCGAGAGCAACACGTTGGAAGTACTGATTCATAACCTGCGTAAAAAGTTATCCACCGAATTGATCCGCACCGTACGCGGTGTCGGCTATGTGCTGGTACTCACCGCATGA
- a CDS encoding PepSY domain-containing protein, whose protein sequence is MRKILLLSLILASPLAVAGPQCTTAERSQWQDEKAFQDKLKAEGYTISKFKVTDGNCYEIYGFDKDKRKVEIYHDPVTGKAVKTEIKG, encoded by the coding sequence ATGCGCAAAATTCTCCTGCTGTCCCTGATTCTCGCCAGCCCCCTGGCCGTCGCCGGCCCACAGTGCACCACCGCCGAACGCTCACAATGGCAAGACGAAAAAGCCTTCCAGGACAAGCTCAAGGCCGAAGGCTACACCATCAGCAAGTTCAAGGTCACCGACGGCAACTGCTACGAGATCTATGGCTTTGACAAAGACAAGCGCAAGGTCGAGATCTACCACGACCCGGTCACCGGCAAAGCCGTGAAGACCGAGATCAAAGGCTGA
- a CDS encoding cytochrome b/b6 domain-containing protein: MPGESLRLWDPLVRLFHGSIAGVFVANYFFNEAGDDWHVWLGYYAMAWLLVRGVWGFVGPRSAQWADFWPTPRRLNAHLRSLLSGRPQHRLGHSPIGALVMLLMLLALLTLGISGFLMQEVDALWGADWPLQIHETAANVLLGLVCVHVLAAIVESLQVRDNLPLSMLTGRRKRLPDERAP; encoded by the coding sequence ATGCCAGGCGAATCCCTGCGCCTGTGGGACCCGTTGGTGAGGCTGTTTCATGGCTCTATCGCCGGGGTCTTTGTCGCCAATTACTTCTTTAACGAAGCAGGCGACGACTGGCATGTCTGGCTGGGCTACTACGCCATGGCCTGGTTGCTGGTACGTGGGGTGTGGGGATTTGTCGGACCGCGTAGCGCCCAATGGGCGGACTTCTGGCCGACGCCACGACGCCTGAATGCCCACCTACGCTCGCTGCTCAGCGGTCGGCCACAGCATCGCCTCGGCCATTCCCCTATAGGCGCGCTGGTGATGCTATTGATGTTGCTGGCGCTGCTGACCCTGGGTATCAGCGGTTTTCTGATGCAGGAGGTCGACGCTTTGTGGGGTGCCGATTGGCCGCTGCAAATCCACGAGACTGCCGCCAATGTGCTTCTGGGCCTGGTCTGCGTGCATGTGCTGGCAGCGATCGTTGAAAGCCTCCAGGTGCGGGACAACCTGCCGTTATCCATGCTCACCGGTCGCAGGAAGCGCCTGCCGGATGAACGTGCGC